ttttaagtaatttgttaatgatcttaatattattttacttttgcaAGAATTAATTCTGTGTTAAGTGTATAGTTGTGGTATggcatgtaaatataaaatccaGTTTGGGATTATGTGCGTGtcgtaatatttttaatgatttatttgatATTTCCAACAATTTTccgaaaatacaaaaattataaaaataaataatatgtatataaaagTAACACATACTACATTATCATTAGGTAAATTATCTTGTTAACACGTGTAGACGAATATTTCTTCTCTCCGTTTACGTCAGTCGTCATTAAATTCAGCTGTAGGTATCGTTGACAACTCACGCGTTGCTCCAGATAGGAGTAGTGTGTACAGCCATTGGATTGAGCTGAAAAAATAAGACAAACTTCCATAACTGACTATTCATATCGCATACAAACAACTAAGTTTTAATAACTGAAATCAACAGTTATGACATAATTTAACATGCAGCTATACACTCTCTCTTGGATCAGAAAGGCGGTAGAGTTCTCTGCGAAACAGAAGGCGAAAAATATTAGTTtcctcattggttactgactggCTTTAAAAGTCAAGGTTCTATCAGACAAGAACTAAAATGTAGTATAAAGTGATTATattgttttttaagtttaattactCGCAGTTAATGACATAAAATTTGATTCCATTAACTTGGATGGCCTCTTAACAATTTATGTTGCATTCTTATTTGCGAAACATACTGAACTGTTTATGGTtttgaaaaccaacaaaataaataaaaaaatttgaaatttgtatACACAGTAAATATGTTGCTATAACTATCGTGACACTATGTGCATGAgttcataaaattagcaagaatttttaaagttttacaaaGATTCTggatggcaatttttttttttaacaatatttaacaGACTGGCATTGTCGTAATGTTAGAATTGTTGAAAGGTACCTGCAAAACCAGTCAGTGCTTTGCACATATAGGATGGAAGAGCTTCTTATGCGTGTGGCAGTATCTCCCTAGtggtaaggggtcgtccattaatcacgtgatgtttttttagcaaatttttaaccccccctcccccctagtgatttgtggtgaggttttagactacccccccccccccccaacccaacaaatcacgtgtattttttcggtacaaaatatttttgaaaaatttcagaatgttatctttaaatataggtataatctaatttaattctggaaaattaagcacagcatgtatattcggcgccaaaatcacagtcttactggcgactggcaagccgagccgggcgggTATaatgttgcctggctacggcgagtcaaggtcacgcgtcgcttttcggtttggtagaaatcgcgcgaaaaaataaatacacgtgatatctctctacacccctcctccccccttgtgatatttcgtgatttttccgacccccccccccccttttcgagcctcacgtgattaatggacggtCCCTAACAGGCaaaacattctttaaaaaaaaagttacgtggCTGCAACACGCATTAGAAGTGAAAATTCACAAACAAGAGGAATATGAATTTTTAGGGAGATTATCatatttgaaaaacaaataatcatTAATTGAAAATAGACCTTCATTTACTAGTGTTTGCCAATGACTTCAATGGAATCAAGAACCAATTGGTGggtttaaaataactaaaatatgatAACcctattgaaaattcgtaaaaaGATTTGTCACAATTCTAATTCTAGCACTAGATCCTATCTTAGAATCGGAAGTCTGGAGTTGCGAAAGAATGCAATAGTATATCAAAGTAATGCAAAAGCCTGCAAAAATATGCGAAAGtatagaaaaaaatgcaaaaaattagaaaatatgtAATCATTTACAAAAGTATTGCGCTGCTGCTATCTGTGACTGGCCATGAAGATTTTTCTAttcaaaactcttttttttttaaatcctgagcCATTGAGCAATAACTTTACGAATATTAACTCCATTTCCTACTCACTTCCGTTACTCTGTTAATTCTATTATTAGTCTACTGGCTATAacaaagtttcacttaaaaaaaaacatgggccAAGATCCAATGAAGTGCGGGCTAGATGCTCGTAAATGTACACATGTCAAGCCGTGGACTGGAATCGAACCATACACCTCATTCCCCCACATGAGCAGGGCGATCTCGCGCGCACCACCACCGAGCACTAAGAACAGTTCGTGTCTTTAGGAACGAAATAAATCAAGcgaaatttacagttttttcaacAATTCGCACATTTTAACAGCTTGATTAAACCataaagcaaaaaatttttaataattttcttaattttcttaaatGATAAAACTAAACACAAAAGTAGGGAAAGAAGTTTCACACTCCAggtttaaaactgtaaaaaaatatggtgaaaaataaCTGCAAAGATTAGTACAGTTGCCTAGCTGGCTCTCTACTCTATCCCCTATTACCCCCTATCACGCCTTCTCTGCATCACTGAGCACCCTTCCCCAGATAGTTTAACATTTTATTACTCTCTGCTGAGTCATTGCCTCAAAACAACCTACCAGctgcaaataaaagttttatctgaaaaaaattaGAAGATGCGTGACCGCTGATTATTCAGGCGTCTGACTCGTAAAACAGTGAATAGCAGGTTCCATTTCATAACGCTGGGCTGCTAGGGAACGAGTTTAGGTGTCACAAAGAAAAAAGACCATAACAAGAATAAGCCTGTCGTCTGCCAATAGAAACAGACTACTCTCTCGTGTTCTTAGTAGTAGTAGccttgaatatatatactgtatagaagtcgcgagtggataggatttactctacgtttttcaggagcgtatgatgagcagcttgggaacttcaccgctgcagggcgctgccgtaacgccctgtatcgtcttaggttgttatttacaagTTAGAGCGCaacactgtcgcccgctgtcattcccccgcatcCCCcatccaacattcactgcagctcaaggtcgttcaacgggagtttgtgcgtcacaaaactgtagggatgagaggtggggtatagggtgggtggaggacaacgcatgtttgagggagggtggggaaggggcgtttgaagagttcgacacttgtccgctagggaccaccacaagtcgatgccctagagatggtggcgattgcagtggtgaattaaccaacaacctcaaaccgtattataaattttaacctgggctggcgatttctatacagtatatatattgaaaggtAGTAGTCAAGAGTAAACATAATGGGAAAAGTAGTAATTTCACGATAGAAATGAGAAGAAAGTCAGAATGGACTTATTCTCCTGTTCCCTGGCAGCCTCGCGCGGAACAGCTGGGGCGTCCGGGGGCCACTCACGAGCTGGGGAGGCGGGAGGCTTCCTGCGCAGTGGGCGCAAGGCGGCGGGAGGCTTCCTCCGCAGTGGACGcaaggcggcggcggcggcggcgggctgCCGGCGCACTCGACGGGGTCGAACATCTGCGACGCCAGCAGCGCGGCGAACTCGGGGAAGGGGCAGGCGACGGAGCTGCAGCCCGGCAAGTGCAGCACCTGCGCCGGCTGCGTCGTGTCGTTCTTGTAGGACACCTGCGGGACGACGCAGTCACACGTGAGGAGGAGCGCACCCACGTGCACAATGCGGAGATGTCTaataaatagagactggaaaaattcgcggtttcaatgaccactaggatagacttcacgattCTATATGTACTCGGGCatctatcacctggtcattggctatcgactcgggacacctgtttactgcgattcttatgattccatacttcttttgttgagtgtttgccattggctcagagtccttcaggtaaattgcggtccaatcactgacgcagcattaagctaaacgagtttggattccagcctgtctcaaaaggaatccgcgaatttttccgttctctactaATAAATATGTGTTTCTACTGCAGTGGCTCAAAGTACCGCAACAGGATTGGCTGAATGGTCTTTCGAGCGCTGTTCTTAGAATCCACAATGCAGATCTCTTCAAGAATGCGGCaactaaatttaacaaaaatttaacatgtaaaCAATTCCGTGTCGAATAAATCACTAGGGAGAAACTGGCCATCGGTCCAGTTCAACTGCATAGTGTTACGCCGGCCTAAGAAGCACGAGTATACCGCGGATTCATTCGGCCCTTAAGTGGACTTGAAACATTCAAATAGTGCGGGTCGAACATCTCGAGAGCTGTCAGTTCGGGGATGATGAGCCTGAGAGGTAAGCAAGACGAAAAGAGAAGTAGGGAAATCAAAAGGTATTATTGGAGCACAGTCAaagagattaaaaaatatatattgtgtgtGATTTTTTTGCCGAGTTATATACACGTTCTTATGTAAATTCACGCAGAAAGGTCAATTTGAAgactaatatttttataacagtttACTGTGCCGTGCTAAATCAGCACTATTTGGTCCTGTAGGGATTGGCTTACTGTTTGGCTCTGTCGGTCGCTTGTGACCAATGTGTTTCCTCTAATTATGGATCCCAGCTTAAAATATATTTGGATCCCACTATACATCTGCttcatataaattatattatcacAATTGTGTTTGACACGCCCTGGACGAACCTAGGCTAGTAtaataaacaaggagaagaagttaTGACCTATTCGTGGGCAAACTAGCCAAAGGAATGAAAAGCCTTTAACTTCGATCTTGACCAATGAGCACACTGAAatgtcattatatatatattatatattatatatatgctatTGCACGTTTATACTCGTTGTctttgaaaattttcaagaatGAACCACCAATATGAACAAACAAACACGCGGGAATATGAGAATATCAACCGGTGTCATTGTTACATGCCTAGGCAACACAGTGAATTTCGCGGAAGGAATGTTGTAGGAAAATCACTCAGCACAGGTGAACACAGTGGATTTACAATGGCaatacagttgcaacaagaacagtaaactGGAACAACAAACACAGTGATTCACGGACGAacgaaacagataatctggacaacccGACTAAAGCATGAATGAACACAGTAGACGGTAAATGTCGAAACCGTTTGTATGTATTCATGATCTTTTCCGCTCTGGAGAATTTTCTGTGATGACCAGTTTAAAACAGCAATGAAAGtgtgtccataaaattattttgtatcaatATACCCTTGTGGAAGGATCGTTCAGAGAACGGGAGACGACAACTGCGGGGGACACAGCAGTCACACAATGTACCGTGACGACGTAGTGGTGGTTCTTGTTGCGCCGCAACTCGACCATCACGCAGGCTGAGAAGTTTGGCATATCCCCGCGCCACACGTCCATTGCAGAAAGCAGCGCCACGATGGTGCTGCCGTGGCCGCCGTACAGGAACACCTTCGTTTGGTGGTCCGGGTAGCACTTTATCTGCCCTTCCATGCCCGTTATCATCTTCTGTATCAGCTTACCTGCGACACACACACAGGGGGAGGGAAGGGATAAACATAAATGTCATTCATCAATAGTAGAACGAAGCCTGGTAGATTATTGATACAGACTGTGTTCATTGACCTACAGTAATTACTCCATATCACTATGCACAATAGGGCAAAAGCCATTAACTATCAAtagaggcatgtatttttcgcgaataagaTTTCAAGATTACCTGTGTAATAATACGTTAGCATCTTTGGTTTTCCTTGACTGATTAAGTATCTTTCAAACACGTGTCTACTGTCGAATCGAGGTATTTTGTGTGGAAGCATATGCGTCCTACACGGCCCTGTCAAATGAGGAAGTGGGTTTTATCGCAGACGTACACCAGTTACAAGGTAAAAAGTACTGGCGCGAGCATAaattattgaagtcaaatttctGAATTCCGAGATGTTTCAACTGGATTTGCTGTGATCACATACTCATATGGTAAAACTTTTCTCATCGGTTCATTCTTCCATAAAAACGGTCGGCCATATGCAGAGAAAGCAAAAAAGTTAaaggtttttttgttgttttatgatTAGCTAGTTATTGAAGGAGAAtggcgtgcgtgtgtgtgtgtgacttaCCCACGTACATCCTGCGAAGCGCTGGTGTGCAGGCCACGTGGAAGAACAGGTTAGCAGCACTGTATATTCTCAGACGATCAGGAAAGATGTCTGCAGCCCAGACGGGCATAGGCAAACCATGAAAGAGCTGTGGGGAAAAAAACAAGAAACAGAACACTCTTTGAGGCGGAGGTGATAGGCTGAGCTTAAATTTTCGCAGCTGTACATAAGATATATTCGCTCTGCAACCACTTATTTTGCTTGCTGTAAGACACTATCAAAAATCTTTTAGTTTGTATTTATCAATAATAGTTTGGTACAAACTTTCCAGAATATTTGGTTATACTTGGTAGTGTTACATGTCAATGAGAAtactgtagttattttttatacgATGAGATTTTTTCGTattcaaagttttaaaaaaaaagttcaaatttttaGAAATACTTAATTGGTTTTACACTTCGCTGCTTTAGTTTGTAAAGTCTCTCACAATTGAATTAGTTACATAATTTTTGCATGGAATTTTAAAGATTCATAAAGCATCCAGAAAACAGTACTCTAGCTGCATAAGTATCAAAAATTGACATATAAAATGTTGTTTGAAGGGTAGCTTATATTaaattaactgaaatatttttctgtctcctttttttttctgtgtccaAAAAAAGGTTAAAGTTTGACAGCAGAATGAGATACTGTTGCAATGTCCCCATAGCATACCTTGGTCGCGAAGATGTCGTAGATATAATCAGGGGCTTTCCCCCCACTTAATCTCGCGACGTACTTCTCCAAGCCGGCCGCCTCGCGCTTGAAGGCCTGGTACTCGGCGGAACGGTTGACTCTGTCCAACTCCGCCTGGAAGGCGGGGCAGGGAGACCGGCCATCCGGGAGAAGCTGTAAGCCCATCAGCGAGTTCTCTACGACTGTCCCTGGCTCACTGTCAGCACACAGCTAAAACACGTCATTGCCACAATGGAGAAAACTCATATTTCTGCCGCTCATGTTGATGTCAATCAATCAGTCTGGTGGATGACTTCCCCGAAGCGACATTTACGGCCAATAAACGATAGTAcctaaacatttaattaattttagagtTCGTCAATTTCATTGTCTTTTGCCCGAATACTAAGTAGAGAATGACCTTCAAAATGGGTCATTCTAAAAATTCCCTAGTAGGACTCGAGCCCTCAGCACAAAAGTCTATAATATATGTACCATAACAAGGTTGGTAAGCTCATTTTTAGCGAGAAATATGAATATCATGCAGTAAATTTAACAcgatctatagaaaaaattaaatacgttAAGTATCTTGACAAAACTCTCGCAAGATTATCGCAATCGTGAAATGTGTTTGGAAACTGAAGAAAGCTTTTTCCAAACCCCATATTCGTTTATTTAGTGTACCATTACCAATCACATacgagttttttttctttataattctaaaaaaaattcaaattttttactaCCCGCGCATGTAAAACTTTCCTAAAAAAACTTCCTTGTTCATTTCGATGCACAAATAGCGCTTAGTTGTTAAACGAATAATAGTTGATATCTTACAAGGAGTAGAGTATGGGGGATCTGCCCAGGCAGAAATTGGCTAAACAAACCATTGAATTCAGGGTGCTGTGCTAAGACACCATTATTGAGCAAGCGAAACATTGTGTTAAGCTAATTTTGTTTAATGGCATACAGAAATTCAAAAAGGCCATTTTAGagcattttatgaataaaacacaTTTGATTAAAGGTGTGCTGCTATatgttagaggtgggtcgaaaagtatcaacctgatactttggcactgatacgcgcctgtatcaggaacggcaaacgagtacacttgaaaagtatcagaaactttagtatcagttcagaattcacctggaacaacaccacggccaatgagcgcagtacccgatcgcagatgacggtcacttgggcggagcttgtgaaaggggagggagcaggaacgacgaataagggataaagaagggaaagaat
This DNA window, taken from Bacillus rossius redtenbacheri isolate Brsri chromosome 3, Brsri_v3, whole genome shotgun sequence, encodes the following:
- the LOC134530821 gene encoding testicular acid phosphatase homolog yields the protein MTDKKLVLAVLALSAATRCLALDSLACYGELQQSHVLFRTGARSPLGNYSGDPFPAEMWGGVWGALTPTGQEDMWNLGSYLRMRYDQFLSPKYDSGELLARAYEQDRDILSATYVAKGLYPANTSPGQFLHVFWQDVPVHTVAKEIDLLLPDGRSPCPAFQAELDRVNRSAEYQAFKREAAGLEKYVARLSGGKAPDYIYDIFATKLFHGLPMPVWAADIFPDRLRIYSAANLFFHVACTPALRRMYVGKLIQKMITGMEGQIKCYPDHQTKVFLYGGHGSTIVALLSAMDVWRGDMPNFSACVMVELRRNKNHHYVVTVSYKNDTTQPAQVLHLPGCSSVACPFPEFAALLASQMFDPVECAGSPPPPPPPCVHCGGSLPPPCAHCAGSLPPPQLLNPMAVHTTPIWSNA